A region from the Drosophila mauritiana strain mau12 chromosome 2L, ASM438214v1, whole genome shotgun sequence genome encodes:
- the LOC117150715 gene encoding WD repeat-containing protein 82, protein MSIRLNDDAMRQFRVAKVFQERNHHTLAMEFSSDGLRLLVCDHSALSIFSSTRQVELCKVHMRHYLPDVACFVQQDTRVLHSTSKHDYTIRCLDLNTRHCVRVFGGHAKTINRLASQPGSENVFISAGRDDQVYMWDIRAETHTHRINNLRRPLCAFDPAGLFLATSSGTEAIQIHDVRMLREKPAQKFVYQVDAKANWTQLQFAPNGKSLLLSTDHSWCFSVSPIDGTYQQSFTGYSNKVRLPLDATYTPDSQFILSGAHNGRIHIWRAADGFPVAVLKGNNVGPVRCIRFNPRATMFVSSDWLLAFWMPMANGVYDWVKHLKPGETISFTDENIQMQPDKTPRKIPMPKPKIDTEWKIKALNRKRACTEEPIVDLTNALVNKDSTEDGEITDD, encoded by the exons ATGTCTATCAGGCTGAACGACGACGCGATGCGCCAGTTTCGGGTGGCCAAGGTGTTCCAGGAGAGGAACCACCACACGCTTGCAATGGAGTTCTCCTCGGACGGACTGCGCCTGCTGGTCTGCGACCACTCCGCCCTCTCGATCTTCAGCAGCACTCGACAGGTGGAGCTCTGCAAGGTGCACATGCGCCACTACCTGCCCGACGTGGCCTGCTTCGTCCAGCAGGACACTCGCGTCCTGCACTCCACCTCAAAG CATGACTACACCATCCGATGCCTGGACCTCAATACCCGCCACTGCGTTCGAGTTTTCGGGGGCCATGCGAAGACTATCAATAGGCTGGCCTCTCAGCCTGGAAGCGAGAATGTGTTCATCAGTGCCGGGCGGGATGATCAGGTTTACATGTGGGACATTCGGGCCGAAACTCACACACACCGCATAAACAATCTGCGCCGGCCACTGTGCGCCTTTGATCCTGCCGGCTTGTTCCTGGCCACCAGTTCGGGTACGGAAGCCATCCAGATCCACGATGTAAGGATGCTGCGCGAGAAGCCGGCCCAGAAGTTCGTATACCAGGTGGACGCCAAGGCCAATTGGACGCAGTTACAGTTCGCTCCCAACGGGAAGAGCCTGCTGCTGAGTACGGACCACTCCTGGTGCTTCAGTGTCTCGCCCATTGATGGTACCTACCAACAGTCATTTACGGGCTATTCGAATAAGGTACGGCTGCCATTGGATGCCACTTACACGCCGGACTCGCAGTTCATCCTTTCGGGAGCGCATAATGGCAGGATTCACATTTGGCGCGCTGCCGATGGATTTCCTGTGGCAGTCCTTAAGGGCAACAATGTGGGTCCTGTTCGATGCATACGCTTCAATCCGAGAGCCACCATGTTTGTGAGCAGCGACTGGCTGCTCGCGTTCTGGATGCCCATGGCGAATGGAGTTTACGATTGGGTGAAACACCTAAAGCCGGGCGAAACTATCTCCTTTACGGACGAAAATATACAGATGCAGCCTGACAAGACTCCCAGGAAGATTCCTATGCCCAAGCCCAAAATTGACACGGAATGGAAAATAAAGGCACTGAACAGAAAGAGGGCTTGCACCGAAGAACCAATAGTGGATCTCACCAATGCCCTGGTCAATAAGGACTCCACGGAAGATGGCGAAATAACCGATGACTAA
- the LOC117139423 gene encoding probable cytochrome P450 309a1, translating to MLPFRASFQGNLVGIRSTYSVAVMLTLVALCLTVVHVAFAVVYFYLTWYHKYWDKRGVVTAEPLTILGSYPGILVNKSRSLILDVQDVYNKYKDKYRAVGTFITRQPQLLVLDPALAHEILVDKFSHFRDTITSSFVGHNPDDKYVAGSPFFSAGDKWKRLRSENVGGLTPSRLKMAYTIWEQSGRKLVEYIERARREQGDVIETRDLAYRFTANTMADFIWGIDAGSLSGKVGEIGAFQKTSTDWTAHAFSSMIRFNKTLVAIFVRKLFSMRFFTKATDEFFLRLTQDAVNLRQGGSGEGRTDYLSHLIQLQQRGNSIHDSVGHALTVHLDGFETSGAVLYHMLYSLSEHHEEQEKLRSEILDALASEGQISYDQINNLPYLDQCFNESLRLTTPIGFFMRICTKPIQIDLGDDKTLDLEPGVTVMVPAYQYHHDDAIYPEASEFRPERFDNGAASVLNKRGCFLPFGDGPRICLGMRVGQLSVKTAILHILSNYQVEQTKKVPLGADTGMGIFLNGDVELKYTKLQK from the exons ATGTTACCATTCCGTGCCAGTTTTCAGGGAAACCTGGTGGGGATCAGATCGACTTATTCGGTGGCTGTCATGCTTACTCTAGTGGCTTTGTGCTTGACCGTCGTTCATGTGGCCTTTGCGGTGGTCTACTTCTATCTGACCTGGTACCACAAGTACTGGGATAAGCGCGGAGTGGTCACCGCCGAGCCACTGACCATTTTGGGCTCCTATCCGGGCATTCTGGTCAACAAGAGCCGCAGTCTCATTCTCGATGTGCAGGATGTCTACAA TAAATACAAGGATAAGTACAGGGCAGTCGGAACCTTCATTACGCGACAGCCGCAGCTCCTGGTTCTGGATCCCGCCCTGGCCCATGAGATTTTGGTGGACAAGTTCAGCCACTTTCGGGACACCATCACCAGCAGTTTTGTGGGCCACAATCCGGATGACAAGTACGTGGCGGGGTCGCCGTTCTTCAGCGCTGGCGACAAATGGAAGCGACTGCGCTCCGAAAACGTGGGCGGACTGACGCCCAGTCGACTGAAAATGGCCTACACCATCTGGGAGCAGAGTGGCCGGAAGCTGGTCGAGTATATCGAGCGGGCGAGGCGGGAACAGGGCGATGTCATCGAAACCAGAGAT CTAGCCTATCGATTTACAGCCAACACGATGGCGGATTTCATCTGGGGCATCGATGCAGGCTCACTCAGCGGCAAAGTGGGTGAGATCGGTGCCTTCCAGAAGACCTCCACGGATTGGACTGCTCACGCCTTCAGCTCGATGATCCGCTTCAACAAGACTCTGGTGGCCATCTTCGTGCGAAAGCTGTTCTCCATGCGATTCTTCACCAAAGCAACGGATGAGTTCTTCCTGCGACTCACTCAGGATGCAGTGAATCTGCGGCAAGGTGGAAGTGGCGAGGGTCGCACGGACTACCTATCCCATCTCAttcagctgcagcagcgggGTAATTCCATCCACGATTCGGTGGGACATGCCCTCACTGTGCACCTGGATGGATTCGAAACATCTGGAGCCGTGCTCTATCACATGCTCTACTCG CTGAGCGAACACCACGAAGAGCAGGAAAAGTTGCGCTCGGAGATACTAGATGCCTTGGCCTCCGAGGGCCAAATCAGCTACGATCAGATCAACAACCTGCCCTATCTGGACCAGTGCTTCAATG aATCGCTCCGACTGACCACTCCCATTGGTTTCTTTATGCGCATCTGCACCAAGCCCATTCAGATCGATTTGGGCGATGATAAAACCCTGGACTTGGAACCCGGAGTCACCGTGATGGTTCCAGCCTATCAGTACCATCATGACGATGCCATCTATCCGGAGGCCAGTGAATTTAGGCCGGAGCGATTCGACAACGGAGCAGCGAGTGTCCTCAACAAACGAGGATGCTTCCTGCCCTTTGGAGATGGTCCTCGTATTTGCTTAG GTATGCGCGTGGGCCAACTGAGTGTGAAGACGGCCATCCTGCACATCCTCTCGAATTACCAGGTGGAGCAGACGAAGAAGGTGCCTCTGGGTGCGGACACGGGGATGGGAATCTTCCTCAATGGCGATGTCGAACTGAAATATACCAAGCTGCAGAAATAA
- the LOC117139420 gene encoding probable cytochrome P450 309a2 — MLPERFSFDFRPIDQYWTRARGTCSNTERGNMYILASLALILLHLLVLPIYLYLTWHHKYWRKRGLVTARPLTLLGTYPGLLTRRSNLVLDVQKIYDKYKGKHRAVGVFVTRQPQILVLDPELAHEVLVGNFRCYKDSLQSSYLRHAKWDKYARLNPFWASGQSWRRLRTDAQAGISGSRLRQAYNIWEQGGQMLIEYMTQQVAEKNNILETRDLCFRYTAHVMADFIWGIDAGTLTRPLEQPNKVQQMASKWTSYAFYMLTLFMATIVAPCSRLLLRFRFYPKETDEFFSNLTKKSIELRLKAGDSTRTDYLSHLLQLRDQKQATHDDLVGHALTVMLDGYDTSGTALLHALYYLAENPAVQQKLRVEIISSMASEKSLDFEKLSSLQYLEQVIYESLRLSSLIPQYTKVCTLPTVIKLSESKSLDVEDGMTIMIPNYQFHHDKQYFPEPEAFKPERFDNGAYQELIRKGIFLPFSDGPRICMGVPLAMLTLKAALVHILSNFQVVRGRDRLIPKGDSGFGVVLQGDVNLEYRRFFR, encoded by the exons ATGCTGCCGGAGAGATTCAGCTTTGACTTCCGTCCAATCGATCAGTACTGGACGAGAGCCAGAGGCACTTGCAGCAACACGGAACGCGGAAATATGTACATCCTGGCGTCGCTGGCTCTGATCCTGCTGCACCTGCTGGTGCTGCCCATCTACCTGTACCTCACCTGGCACCACAAGTACTGGCGCAAGCGGGGATTGGTCACGGCTCGGCCCCTGACCCTGCTGGGCACGTATCCGGGCCTGCTCACCCGCAGAAGCAATCTGGTCCTCGACGTGCAGAAGATCTACGA TAAATACAAGGGAAAACACCGAGCTGTTGGCGTCTTTGTGACTCGACAGCCGCAGATCCTGGTCCTCGATCCGGAACTGGCCCACGAAGTGCTGGTGGGCAACTTCCGCTGCTACAAGGACTCACTGCAAAGCTCGTACCTCCGGCATGCCAAGTGGGACAAGTACGCGCGCCTCAATCCGTTCTGGGCATCCGGACAGTCCTGGAGGCGTCTCCGCACGGACGCCCAGGCTGGTATCTCCGGCAGTCGCCTAAGGCAGGCCTACAATATTTGGGAGCAGGGAGGCCAAATGCTCATCGAGTACATGACGCAGCAAGTGGCGGAGAAGAACAATATCCTGGAGACGAGAGAT CTTTGCTTCCGATACACGGCCCATGTGATGGCGGACTTTATCTGGGGCATAGATGCAGGCACCCTAACCCGACCCCTGGAGCAACCCAACAAGGTGCAGCAGATGGCCAGCAAGTGGACCAGTTACGCCTTCTACATGCTCACCCTCTTCATGGCCACCATTGTGGCGCCCTGCAGTCGTCTGCTGTTGCGATTCCGTTTCTATCCCAAGGAGACCGACGAGTTCTTCTCCAACCTGACCAAGAAGTCCATTGAGCTGCGACTGAAGGCAGGTGATTCCACTCGCACGGACTATCTGTCGCATCTGTTGCAGCTTCGGGATCAGAAGCAGGCCACCCACGACGATCTGGTGGGTCATGCCCTGACCGTGATGCTGGATGGCTACGATACCTCGGGAACAGCTCTCCTCCACGCTCTGTACTAT ttGGCTGAAAACCCGGCTGTTCAGCAGAAATTGCGAGTGGAAATCATCAGCAGCATGGCATCGGAGAAGAGTCTCGACTTTGAGAAGCTTTCCTCTTTGCAATATTTGGAGCAAGTGATCTATG AATCCCTCCGACTTAGTAGCTTGATACCGCAGTACACAAAAGTCTGCACATTGCCCACCGTCATTAAGCTGAGCGAATCCAAGAGCCTGGATGTGGAGGATGGCATGACGATCATGATACCCAACTACCAGTTCCATCACGATAAGCAATACTTTCCCGAACCGGAGGCTTTCAAGCCAGAGCGATTCGATAATGGCGCCTATCAGGAATTGATACGGAAAGGCATCTTTCTGCCGTTTAGCGATGGTCCTCGTATCTGCATGG GTGTTCCACTGGCCATGCTGACCCTGAAAGCGGCACTGGTCCACATCCTTAGCAACTTTCAGGTGGTGCGTGGCAGGGATCGACTGATTCCGAAGGGAGATTCTGGATTTGGGGTCGTTCTGCAGGGAGATGTTAATCTTGAATACCGCCGCTTTTTCAGATAG
- the LOC117139439 gene encoding cell cycle checkpoint protein RAD1 yields MADVEPSPYGDCKFVARVEHIKTLTQAIKAICFNDYGMLQVSEDGLRITVEQGKSIQATLFMPPGAFMEFRVQDFQCFGVKMNVLSECLSLFGSADCSLRMMYRDKGDPLKIILYPHDDDDVSTECAIKTMDCDEPIDYDQNLKDPDLNVIFVRGPNLSKVFNELEKSAEEFEFVTSPNRPHFKITTVGIMQAVFSVEVAKTSPMMMMFNCKQTVVARYKSQQIRMTNKAMQSATKVAIKTNSVGLLELHLVMQGDSQEEIFIQFFIIPLLNTD; encoded by the exons ATGGCTGATGTGGAGCCATCGCCCTACGGCGACTGCAAATTCGTCGCTCGAGTGGAGCACATTAAGACCTTAACCCAGGCCATCAAGGCTATCTGCTTTAATGAT TATGGAATGCTGCAAGTCTCCGAAGATGGTCTGCGCATCACCGTGGAGCAGGGCAAGTCCATCCAGGCAACGCTTTTCATGCCGCCGGGCGCCTTCATGGAGTTCCGCGTGCAGGACTTCCAGTGCTTCGGTGTGAAAATGAATGTGCTGTCCGAGTGCCTCAGTCTCTTCGGATCCGCCGATTGCAGCCTGCGGATGATGTACAGGGATAAGGGCGATCCCCTGAAGATCATCCTGTATCCAcacgatgacgatgatgtgAGCACGGAGTGCGCCATCAAAACAATGGACTGCGACGAGCCCATTGACTACGATCAGAATCTGAAGGATCCGGATCTAAATGTTATTTTCGTACGCGGACCGAACCTATCGAAGGTGTTTAATGAGTTGGAGAAGTCCGCGGAGGAGTTTGAGTTCGTAACATCGCCCAACCGCCCGCACTTTAAGATCACCACAGTGGGGATCATGCAGGCGGTATTCAGCGTCGAGGTGGCCAAGACCAGTcccatgatgatgatgttcaACTGCAAACAGACGGTGGTGGCTCGCTACAAGAGCCAGCAGATCCGCATGACCAACAAGGCGATGCAGTCGGCCACCAAGGTGGCCATCAAAACCAACTCCGTTGGCCTCCTAGAACTGCATCTGGTAATGCAGGGCGATAGCCAGGAGGAGATATTCATTCAGTTCTTCATAATTCCTTTGCTAAACACTGATTAA
- the LOC117139446 gene encoding uncharacterized protein LOC117139446, whose amino-acid sequence MASESENTTFYFVPHLVDQVFDLYRCKAESNSLTKEERGQFFYDLSILLGQELVLRSLHLLDDHNFSFFHAKNNRYVCVVEISKGTEYFRLIPGVNFCKCEFFQCHVLQLPRGILYQDVPSGQPGILEDWSEESRVSYTCQHILALRLHQFLKHTGRKTTEKILKKEDIKELQTDVFRD is encoded by the exons ATGGCGTCCGAGTCAGAAAACACTACATTCTATTTTGTTCCGCATCTGGTTGATCAAGTCTTTGACTTATATCGTTGTAAAGCAGAGTCCAACAGCCTAACAAAAG AGGAACGCGGACAGTTCTTTTACGATCTATCCATTTTATTGGGTCAAGAACTGGTCCTGCGATCGCTACACCTCTTGGACGACCACAACTTCTCCTTCTTCCACGCCAAGAACAATCGATACGTGTGCGTGGTAGAAATTTCCAAAGGAACCGAGTACTTCCGCTTGATTCCGGGCGTTAATTTCTGCAAGTGCGAGTTCTTCCAGTGCCACGTGCTGCAGTTGCCGCGAGGCATCCTCTACCAGGACGTTCCCAGTGGCCAACCGGGCATTTTGGAGGACTGGAGCGAGGAGAGCCGAGTGTCTTACACCTGCCAGCACATCCTGGCATTGCGGCTCCACCAATTTCTGAAGCACACGGGCAGGAAAACCACCGAAAAGATTCTTAAGAAGGAGGATATCAAGGAGCTGCAGACGGACGTCTTTCGGGACTAG
- the LOC117139430 gene encoding protein insensitive → MENQYQRIVSATPREDSQGRRSKPLFLNAWSQTSSVDFEVLRSISAPDPQVEVENRALRDKVRFLEAKLQQHKDLLSQIHATSARMQQASSLLVESRPPTPPAVHSHQILTPPSSEICAPAQNPQILDYKIISAPDDADAIEIRLAAESLNSLSTSADSDRLEICLGDENQQQSNHHNSQQQYRTSNGIKRDGSSESSDTPLQFIKRRKLQEIQLQEEVTRPNLKLPAKPQVKIRNGSLTDLNKGQQQNMDNVMVSIGPNNTCVPASVFENINWTVCSLATRKLLVSIFDRETLATHSMTGKPSPAFKDQDKPLKRMLDPGKIQDIIFAVTHKCNASEKEVRNAITTKCADENKMMKIQNVKRRSSGIKHEKENII, encoded by the exons ATGGAAAAC CAATATCAGCGCATAGTCAGCGCCACTCCACGCGAGGATTCGCAGGGAAGGAGGAGCAAGCCCTTGTTTTTGAATGCCTGGTCGCAGACTTCTAGCGTGGACTTCGAGGTGCTCCGCAGCATCTCCGCGCCGGACCCGCAAGTGGAGGTCGAGAACAGGGCGCTCCGCGATAAGGTCCGCTTCTTGGAGGCCAAACTGCAGCAGCACAAGGATCTGCTGTCCCAGATTCATGCCACATCCGCCAGGATGCAGCAGGCATCCTCCCTGCTGGTAGAAAGTAGACCACCCACGCCGCCCGCGGTCCATAGCCACCAAATCCTCACGCCACCGAGTTCGGAGATATGTGCGCCCGCGCAGAATCCCCAGATTCTGGACTACAAGATCATCTCGGCACCCGACGATGCGGATGCCATCGAGATTCGCCTGGCGGCGGAGAGTCTGAACAGCCTGAGCACCTCTGCGGACTCAGATCGCCTGGAGATTTGCCTGGGCGACGAGAATCAGCAGCAGAGCAATCATCACAATTCCCAGCAGCAGTACAGGACCAGCAACGGCATAAAGAGGGATGGTTCCTCCGAGTCCTCCGACACTCCACTACAGTTCATCAAACGCCGCAAGCTGCAGGAGATTCAGTTGCAGGAAGAAGTCACGCGGCCGAACCTAAAACTACCAGCCAAACCCCAAGTCAAAATCCGAAATGGCAGTCTTACCGATCTCAACAAGGGCCAACAGCAGAACATGGACAACGTGATGGTGTCCATTGGCCCGAACAACACCTGTGTGCCCGCCAGTGTCTTCGAGAACATCAACTGGACGGTGTGCTCGTTGGCCACCCGGAAACTGCTGGTTTCGATCTTCGACCGGGAAACTTTGGCCACCCATTCGATGACGGGCAAGCCGTCGCCCGCTTTTAAGGATCAGGACAAGCCGCTCAAGCGAATGCTCGATCCTGGGAAGATCCAGGACATCATATTCGCAGTTACGCACAAGTGTAATGCCAGCGAGAAGGAGGTGCGCAATGCCATCACCACCAAGTGCGCCGACGAGAACAAGATGATGAAGATCCAGAACGTCAAGCGACGAAGCAGTGGCATCAAACACGAAAAGGAGAACATTATTTAG
- the LOC117150138 gene encoding early boundary activity protein 2, translating into MAGGFRPYDQDSCPNLTNSEAPEFSMSVVRRTEPHYFHPQTAILPSVQYSHPYHHYLSQFAPNFVPYYYRLLSRPIMKQEEMDIENYINYEVAAQQTMMRQRTLKPLGQLQIQMPPPIMVNHPVKPVPVKAVPVRRSSPPKRRVINAQLVAVATDSGGIKNIEPRVEPLPRPEESFKQQVAKIQKSQHHYEQLFGRLTSMLKTLNQRYDNDAEDVPAPPSKRPRHMSTSSSESHIPDTASEKDEKDTLVQYPHRVQKEDGSAVYVLGPNGTQITAHQYGEVFWTNAPVATRCLLCVVFSSDELATHTLTGKPSPAFYGRERPPKLQLDQRKVDDIVVCVRNRTGGKERVIRATITTKCADTAKKYKRRAKKAQKVAIKEEY; encoded by the coding sequence ATGGCCGGCGGATTTCGCCCGTACGATCAGGACTCGTGTCCTAACCTTACAAATAGCGAGGCTCCGGAGTTTAGCATGTCAGTCGTTCGCAGAACGGAGCCGCACTACTTTCACCCACAGACTGCGATCCTGCCCAGCGTCCAGTACTCCCACCCATATCACCACTATCTGAGCCAGTTCGCCCCGAACTTCGTGCCCTACTACTACCGCCTGCTCTCGCGGCCCATAATGAAGCAGGAGGAGATGGACATCGAGAACTATATCAACTACGAGGTGGCTGCCCAGCAGACCATGATGCGCCAGCGGACCCTGAAGCCACTGGGTCAGCTGCAGATCCAAATGCCGCCTCCCATAATGGTCAACCATCCAGTTAAGCCAGTTCCCGTCAAGGCAGTGCCTGTCCGCCGAAGCTCTCCGCCCAAGCGACGCGTCATCAATGCCCAGTTGGTGGCTGTAGCCACCGATTCCGGGGGCATTAAGAACATCGAACCGCGGGTGGAGCCACTGCCTCGCCCGGAGGAATCCTTTAAGCAGCAGGTGGCTAAAATCCAGAAGAGCCAGCACCACTACGAACAACTCTTCGGGCGTCTCACTTCCATGCTGAAGACCCTCAATCAGCGGTACGACAACGATGCCGAGGATGTGCCCGCGCCGCCCTCCAAGAGACCGCGCCACATGTCCACCAGTTCGTCGGAATCGCACATCCCAGATACTGCCTCCGAAAAGGACGAGAAGGACACTCTGGTGCAGTATCCACACCGAGTGCAAAAGGAGGACGGCAGTGCGGTGTACGTACTGGGTCCCAATGGCACCCAGATCACAGCGCATCAGTACGGCGAGGTCTTCTGGACCAATGCCCCGGTGGCCACGAGGTGTCTCCTCTGCGTTGTCTTCAGCAGCGATGAGTTGGCCACCCACACGCTGACCGGCAAGCCATCGCCCGCATTCTACGGCCGCGAAAGACCGCCGAAGCTCCAGTTGGACCAGCGTAAGGTGGACGACATTGTGGTCTGTGTGAGAAACCGGACGGGCGGCAAGGAGCGGGTGATTCGggccaccatcaccaccaaGTGCGCGGATACCGCCAAGAAGTACAAGAGGCGAGCCAAGAAGGCCCAGAAGGTCGCCATCAAGGAGGAGTATTAG
- the LOC117150148 gene encoding probable NADH dehydrogenase [ubiquinone] 1 alpha subcomplex subunit 12, translated as MAKFLGINRLTKLFQIVREAGGLKQAYLKLYRNDDLKIGTLVGIDKYGNKYFENPYYFYGRNRWIEFAPHVNMDYDGSMIPAEWYGWMHYKTDLPPIRDGCRPKHKWIADHSENLSGTKEAYYPYSTTPNKVEAWDPKSKKQ; from the exons ATGGCAAAGTTTTTGGGCATCAACCGGCTGACCAAGCTGTTCCAGATCGTCCGCGAAGCCGGAGGACTGAAGCAAGCGTACCTGAAGCTCTATAG GAACGATGATCTGAAGATCGGAACCTTGGTGGGCATCGACAAGTACGGAAACAAGTACTTCGAGAACCCGTACTACTTCTACGGCCGCAACCGCTGGATCGAGTTCGCACCCCACGTCAACATGGACTACGATGGCTCCATGATTCCCGCCGAGTGGTACGGCTGGATGCACTATAAG ACCGATCTGCCTCCCATTCGCGATGGATGCCGCCCCAAGCACAAGTGGATAGCGGACCACAGCGAGAATCTTTCCGGCACCAAGG AGGCCTACTACCCCTACTCCACAACACCCAACAAAGTGGAGGCCTGGGATCCCAAGTCGAAGAAACAGTAG
- the LOC117141052 gene encoding actin-related protein 2/3 complex subunit 5 — translation MAKNTSSNAFRKIDVDQYNEDNFREDDGVDSAAAGPDESEITTLLTQGKSVEALLSALQNAPLRCKNQNVKDHALNITLRVLLSIKSTQMDQAIDTLDQNDLIDVLMKYIYRGFEIPSEGSSGHLLQWHEKAFAKGGVGCIVRVLSDTNRA, via the exons ATGGCCAAAAACACGTCCAGCAACGCGTTCCGCAAGATCGATGTGGACCAGTACAACGAGGACAACTTCCGGGAGGATGACGGCGTGGACAGCGCGGCAGCCGGTCCGGATGAGAGCGAGATTACGACGCTGCTGACGCAGGGAAAATCCGTGGAGGCGCTCCTGAGTGCGCTGCAGAATGCCCCGCTGCGCTGCAAGAACCAGAATGTGAAG GACCACGCCCTGAACATCACGCTGCGGGTGCTGCTGTCCATCAAGTCGACGCAAATGGACCAAGCCATCGACACCTTGGATCAGAACGACCTAATAGACGTGCTGATGAAGTACATATATCGGGGATTCGAGATCCCCTCGGAGGGCTCCAGTGGCCACCTGCTGCAGTGGCATGAGAAGGCCTTCGCCAAGGGAGGAGTGGGCTGCATTGTCCGGGTGCTGTCCGACACAAATCGCGCCTAG